The Lujinxingia litoralis genome has a window encoding:
- a CDS encoding serine/threonine-protein kinase — translation MRLDDLMGRVIAGRFELKDLIGKGGYGAVFEARQLSVDRRCAVKVLLPGRADDHSVEERFRAEARATSRLTHPHTLVLYDFGVDTETGFLFLVTEFLDGQSLDELLDAEQALSPARAVAILEQIAQSLHDAHEQGLVHRDVKPKNIMLVERAGKRDFVKVIDFGIAKALTGAGEDEGLTQTGTLVGTPQYMAPEQLLGSEVDARSDQYALAVVAYRMLTGRNPFAAAAPMETALRHLNERALPLRTYCPELQVGPAFEDALLKALEKSPKHRYASVVAMVDALKEALGDVGPEEESGQRTTEDWPLLSAQMANVRTRVLEAVTTGEVLTEAAAPVREASGAGASAHKGDEAPVEAREEDGDVESVEAREERGEGCELALSQDEEAAVVTTGADEVPRADPATTDQVIPTVLKVESAGDDTAVIRAAAVAAEATGAVASGRGQRRLWGARLRPSLAAVLVAMVGLVSLVVVTGFLGRGGGETEAAPREVELEADEGPPVRHVLTQVQTEAGGQVARSREVARSAAFRLGAERSAAQRALVSVSIAGEVAALYDESRPKMGTLQVTLIPWGTLYVGSRARGDATRQRLRLPEGRHQLTLRQHGQVRARQTVDVVAGAHRMVVLEAPF, via the coding sequence ATGCGACTCGATGACTTGATGGGGCGCGTGATTGCGGGCCGCTTTGAATTGAAGGATTTGATCGGGAAGGGGGGCTACGGTGCGGTCTTTGAAGCGCGCCAGCTCTCGGTGGATCGTCGGTGTGCGGTCAAGGTGCTCTTGCCCGGGCGCGCCGATGATCACAGCGTCGAGGAACGCTTTCGCGCCGAGGCGCGCGCGACAAGTCGTTTGACTCATCCGCATACGCTGGTGCTCTACGATTTTGGGGTCGATACCGAGACCGGTTTTCTCTTTCTGGTCACCGAATTTCTCGACGGTCAGAGCCTCGATGAGTTGCTGGACGCCGAACAGGCGCTCTCACCGGCCCGGGCGGTGGCGATTCTGGAGCAGATCGCCCAGAGCCTTCATGATGCCCATGAGCAGGGGCTGGTGCATCGCGATGTAAAACCCAAAAACATCATGCTGGTGGAGCGCGCGGGGAAGCGTGACTTTGTCAAAGTGATTGATTTTGGCATTGCCAAGGCGCTCACCGGGGCTGGCGAGGATGAGGGGCTGACGCAGACCGGCACACTGGTGGGGACTCCTCAGTACATGGCGCCGGAGCAGCTCCTGGGCTCGGAGGTCGATGCCCGCTCCGATCAATATGCGCTGGCGGTAGTGGCCTACCGAATGCTGACCGGGCGAAACCCTTTTGCGGCGGCCGCACCGATGGAGACAGCACTTCGCCATCTCAATGAGCGGGCGCTGCCCCTGCGGACGTATTGCCCGGAGTTGCAGGTCGGGCCGGCGTTTGAAGACGCGCTGCTCAAGGCGCTGGAGAAGTCGCCCAAGCATCGCTACGCCAGCGTGGTCGCGATGGTCGATGCGCTCAAAGAAGCACTGGGCGATGTGGGGCCCGAGGAGGAGAGTGGTCAACGCACCACCGAAGATTGGCCGCTGCTCAGCGCTCAGATGGCCAACGTTCGTACGCGTGTCCTCGAAGCTGTGACGACCGGAGAGGTTCTGACCGAGGCTGCAGCCCCGGTGCGGGAGGCGTCGGGCGCGGGAGCATCGGCGCACAAGGGGGATGAGGCGCCCGTCGAGGCCCGGGAGGAGGACGGGGATGTGGAGTCCGTTGAGGCCCGGGAAGAGCGCGGGGAAGGGTGCGAGCTGGCCCTTTCGCAGGATGAGGAAGCCGCGGTGGTCACGACGGGGGCCGACGAGGTTCCGCGGGCCGACCCGGCTACCACCGATCAGGTGATTCCGACGGTGCTCAAGGTGGAGAGCGCGGGCGACGATACTGCGGTGATTCGCGCGGCGGCGGTGGCTGCCGAGGCGACTGGTGCTGTGGCTTCGGGCCGGGGACAGCGTCGTTTGTGGGGAGCCCGGTTGCGCCCGTCACTGGCGGCGGTGTTGGTGGCGATGGTGGGGTTAGTGAGTCTGGTGGTGGTGACGGGGTTCCTGGGCCGCGGGGGAGGTGAGACGGAGGCGGCCCCGCGCGAGGTTGAGCTGGAGGCGGACGAGGGGCCGCCGGTTCGGCACGTGCTGACTCAGGTGCAGACGGAGGCCGGCGGGCAGGTGGCTCGGTCGCGGGAGGTCGCCCGGAGCGCGGCGTTTCGTCTCGGTGCTGAGCGAAGCGCAGCGCAGCGGGCGCTGGTAAGTGTCAGTATCGCCGGGGAGGTGGCGGCGCTTTATGACGAGAGCAGGCCTAAGATGGGGACGCTCCAGGTAACGCTCATCCCCTGGGGAACGCTTTACGTGGGGAGCCGTGCCCGTGGTGACGCCACGCGCCAGCGCCTGCGCCTGCCCGAGGGGCGCCATCAGCTCACGCTGCGGCAGCATGGTCAGGTTCGCGCGCGTCAGACGGTTGACGTGGTGGCCGGGGCTCATAGAATGGTTGTCTTAGAGGCACCCTTCTAA
- a CDS encoding tetratricopeptide repeat protein: MVEVHVEPGGLEFGPALVPFSESRAQIEALLGQGSVEKARLRLEELARQPEATRDGSQNIWLYSRLGQVYLALDDAENARLSFGRAYAIEPRDREVAAAYSELLESGGERERALQVAQMLLLHHKPGLDAGQVAGIYDRIGGLREALGDHREARAAFEMALVEVPEDKQALTGLLRAVGELGDPGDVVEARLKLIQGLDDDRARSMALVALGDDWIKSFNDPERALDTFEEAVAQWPQNRHAVERIAEVARELGDFRRVSRAYFTLSMIAEQGPEKAEYLIRSANVARTELWESEKALAGYRKALEYDSTRLDAFKSVTSILVDARDWAELEASYVQVIAANSERDDVDPNLLGVLWQKLGDLYRDHLDRNDDAIFAFNQALEYLPDHAGLRSELIALTEEHPEHYETAIAHLRAMGQTPGVQPAQWLDRLGKVYLRQKNIDHAFCVYRALRASGARLDAKALGFVERFDSKLIKPIRGQINPSMMRRYIFTPGLESELNECFRLLKPPLKEYTGESRSTYGLKRRDRVKLGDNMAFSNFYKSVGAALGYTELPELWRKADQVGLVNGALVPEGLIVSEDLLVSAREKHIAFMVAKQLFLFLDPFYLAGILAQTDLEAILYRAVALVRPEVDYAASFQNEEAFKLMRRAFKGDDLARLKRVVEAMLQGRDELALGPWVEAIEDTANRIGFLFCDDLGVAEACLREEPRCISQRSIESRMRSLIDYSVSEQYLSLRPQLGIQVA, translated from the coding sequence ATGGTCGAAGTGCACGTAGAGCCGGGCGGGCTTGAGTTTGGTCCCGCTCTTGTCCCCTTCTCCGAATCCAGAGCGCAGATTGAAGCGCTTCTCGGGCAGGGGAGCGTCGAGAAGGCCCGGTTACGCCTGGAGGAGCTGGCTCGCCAGCCCGAAGCCACGCGGGATGGAAGTCAGAACATCTGGCTGTACAGCCGTCTGGGGCAGGTTTATCTGGCGCTCGATGATGCCGAAAACGCGCGGCTCTCGTTTGGCCGTGCGTACGCCATTGAGCCGCGCGATCGGGAGGTGGCCGCGGCCTACTCGGAACTGCTGGAGTCGGGTGGGGAACGTGAACGCGCGCTCCAGGTCGCTCAGATGCTCCTGCTCCATCACAAGCCCGGGCTGGATGCGGGGCAGGTTGCCGGGATTTACGACCGTATTGGAGGATTGCGCGAGGCACTCGGGGATCATCGCGAGGCTCGCGCCGCGTTTGAAATGGCTCTGGTCGAGGTGCCTGAAGACAAACAAGCGCTGACCGGGCTTCTGCGCGCGGTTGGCGAGCTGGGCGACCCGGGGGATGTGGTAGAGGCGCGGCTGAAGCTAATTCAGGGGCTGGACGATGATCGGGCTCGCTCGATGGCGTTGGTGGCTCTGGGGGATGACTGGATCAAGTCGTTCAATGATCCCGAGCGCGCGCTTGATACCTTTGAAGAAGCGGTGGCGCAGTGGCCGCAGAACCGCCATGCGGTCGAGCGCATCGCCGAGGTTGCCCGGGAGCTGGGGGACTTCCGTCGCGTGAGCCGGGCCTATTTCACACTGAGCATGATCGCTGAGCAGGGGCCTGAGAAGGCCGAGTATCTGATTCGTTCGGCCAACGTGGCTCGTACCGAACTCTGGGAGTCTGAGAAGGCGCTGGCGGGCTATCGCAAGGCGCTGGAGTACGACTCCACGCGTCTGGATGCGTTTAAGTCCGTGACCTCGATTCTGGTCGATGCTCGTGATTGGGCAGAGTTGGAGGCGTCCTATGTACAGGTGATCGCGGCGAACTCCGAGCGCGACGATGTGGATCCGAATCTTTTGGGCGTGCTCTGGCAGAAGCTCGGCGATCTGTATCGTGACCATCTGGATCGCAACGACGATGCGATCTTTGCGTTTAACCAGGCGCTGGAGTACCTGCCCGACCATGCCGGGCTTCGTTCGGAGCTGATCGCGCTGACCGAGGAGCATCCTGAGCACTATGAGACGGCCATCGCACACCTGCGTGCCATGGGGCAGACCCCCGGGGTGCAGCCGGCCCAGTGGCTCGATCGTCTGGGGAAGGTCTACCTCCGGCAGAAAAACATCGATCACGCCTTCTGCGTGTACCGGGCGCTGCGCGCCAGCGGGGCGCGTCTGGATGCCAAAGCGCTGGGGTTTGTGGAGCGTTTTGATTCGAAGCTGATCAAGCCCATCCGCGGGCAGATCAACCCGAGTATGATGCGTCGCTACATCTTTACGCCCGGGCTGGAGTCCGAACTCAACGAGTGTTTCCGCCTGCTCAAGCCGCCGCTCAAGGAGTACACCGGCGAATCGAGAAGTACCTACGGGCTTAAGCGTCGCGATCGGGTGAAGCTGGGCGACAACATGGCGTTTAGCAACTTTTATAAGAGCGTGGGTGCCGCGCTGGGCTATACGGAACTTCCGGAGTTGTGGCGCAAGGCTGATCAGGTCGGCCTGGTCAACGGAGCGTTGGTTCCGGAGGGGCTCATTGTCAGCGAAGATCTCCTGGTGTCAGCGCGCGAGAAGCACATCGCGTTCATGGTGGCCAAGCAGCTCTTTCTCTTTCTGGATCCCTTCTACCTGGCCGGGATTCTCGCGCAGACGGATCTGGAGGCCATTCTCTACCGGGCGGTGGCGTTGGTGCGCCCGGAGGTTGATTACGCGGCGAGCTTCCAGAATGAGGAGGCGTTTAAACTGATGCGGCGGGCGTTTAAGGGCGACGACCTGGCCCGGCTTAAACGGGTGGTCGAAGCGATGCTTCAAGGCCGTGATGAGCTGGCGCTGGGGCCCTGGGTCGAGGCGATTGAGGATACGGCCAACCGCATCGGATTTCTTTTTTGTGACGATCTGGGGGTGGCTGAGGCATGTTTGCGCGAAGAGCCGCGTTGCATTAGCCAACGCTCCATTGAAAGCCGAATGCGGTCTCTTATTGACTATTCGGTGAGTGAGCAATATCTGTCCCTGCGGCCGCAGTTGGGAATTCAGGTGGCGTAA